Proteins encoded by one window of Arabidopsis thaliana chromosome 2, partial sequence:
- a CDS encoding DNA-binding protein, putative (duplicated DUF1399) has product MDKEKDHEVEWLEAQKIEISVDLLAAAKQHLLFLETVDRNRWLYDGPALEKAIYRYNACWLPLLVKYSESSSVSEGSLVPPLDCEWIWHCHRLNPVRYNSDCEQFYGRVLDNSGVLSSVDGNCKLKTEDLWKRLYPDEPYELDLDNIDLEDISEKSSALEKCTKYDLVSAVKRQSPFYYQVSRSHVNSDIFLQEAVARYKGFLYLIKMNRERSLKRFCVPTYDVDLIWHTHQLHPVSYCDDMVKLIGKVLEHDDTDSDRGKGKKLDTGFSKTTAQWEETFGTRYWKAGAMHRGKTPVPVTNSPYASDVLVKDPTAKDDFQNLIQFPEVEVVEVLLEIIGVRNLPDGHKGKVSVMFSKTQPDSLFNAERRLTILSEVGEKQVATFQCEPTGELVFKLISCSPSKIPVSREPKNLGFASLSLKEFLFPVITQLSVEKWLELTPSKGSQTDTKPISLRVAVSFTPPVRSPSVLHMVQSRPSCKGSCFFPIIGKSRLAKSSTHIVDETQTEVITLQIRNSADGGILKDDQRQVMGVTDSGETRVLAVYTGSFWSLLDSKWSLKQINASTADNPLFEILGPRVVKIFSGRKLDYEPKHCANLRSDLDFMTLVEFSKQHPYGKTVGLVDMRFGSIEAKENWLLLPGIVSAFILHTVLKKGGSEGFNVTTKDIKEESKQTKLVAATENNVNANSTNVETQTAITAPKKGSGCGGGCSGECGNMVKAA; this is encoded by the exons ATGGATAAGGAGAAGGATCATGAAGTGGAGTGGCTTGAAGCTCAGAAGATAGAAATAAGCGTTGACTTATTAGCTGCAGCGAAACAACACCTTTTGTTCCTTGAAACTGTTGATAGGAATCGATGGCTCTACGATGGTCCTGCGCTTGAAAAAGCCATCTACAG GTACAATGCTTGTTGGCTTCCTTTGCTTGTTAAATACTCTGAGTCATCATCGGTTAGTGAAGGGTCTTTGGTCCCTCCTCTTGATTGTGAATGGATTTGGCATTGTCACAGGCTTAATCCG GTGAGGTATAATTCTGACTGTGAGCAATTTTACGGGAGAGTTCTCGACAATTCTGGAGttctttcttctgttgatGGGAACTGCAAATTGAAAACTGAAGATTTGTGGAAAAGATTGTACCCTGATGAACCTTATGAGCTTGACTTGGATAACATAGACTTAGAGGACATCTCTGAGAAATCTTCAGCTCTTGAGAAATGCACCAAATATGATCTTGTTTCAGCTGTTAAGAGGCAGAGCCCATTTTACTACCAG GTTTCGAGGTCCCATGTAAACAGTGACATTTTTCTACAAGAAGCTGTTGCTAGATATAAGGGGTTTCTCTATCTGATAAAGATGAACAGAGAAAGGTctttaaaaaggttttgtgTTCCGACTTACGATGTTGACCTTATCTGGCACACACATCAGCTGCACCCAGTTTCTTACTGTGATGATATGGTGAAGCTCATTGGTAAAGTGTTGGAGCATGATGACACAGATTCTGACCGAGGCAAAGGTAAGAAGCTCGATACCGGTTTTTCTAAGACTACTGCACAATGGGAAGAGACATTCGGTACAAGGTACTGGAAAGCCGGTGCAATGCATAGAGGCAAGACACCTGTACCTGTCACAAATTCTCCTTATGCTTCTGATGTTTTGGTCAAAGACCCAACTGCAAAAGACGATTTCCAGAATTTAATCCAATTCCCAGAGGTGGAAGTTGTTGAG GTTCTCTTGGAGATTATCGGGGTTAGAAACTTACCAGATGGACATAAGGGAAAGGTCTCGGTTATGTTCAGTAAAACTCAGCCGGATTCTCTTTTCAATGCTGAACGTAGACTGACCATTTTATCCGAGGTTGGGGAAAAGCAAGTAGCTACTTTCCAGTGTGAACCTACAGGAGAGCTtgttttcaaacttatttcCTGTTCACCGTCTAAGATACCAGTTTCAAGAGAGCCTAAAAACTTgggttttgcttctttatcACTAAAGGAGTTTCTGTTTCCAGTTATTACTCAACTCTCTGTTGAGAAGTGGTTGGAGTTAACACCCAGTAAAGGTAGTCAAACAGATACGAAACCCATAAGCCTGCGAGTCGCTGTCTCGTTTACTCCACCAGTACGCAGTCCATCAGTCTTACACATGGTTCAATCAAGACCATCGTGCAAAGGCTCTTGCTTCTTTCCAATCATTGGAAAGTCCCGTCTTGCTAAAAGTTCAACACACATTGTTGATGAAACCCAAACAGAGGTGATCACACTTCAAATTAG GAACTCCGCTGATGGAGGAATACTTAAAGATGATCAGAGACAAGTTATGGGTGTGACAGACTCTGGTGAAACTCGCGTGCTTGCGGTTTATACTGGTAGTTTCTGGTCTTTGCTGGACTCGAAATGGTCACTTAAGCAAATAAACGCCTCCACTGCAGATAATCCGCTCTTTGAGATTTTGGGCCCTCGAGTG GTGAAAATTTTCTCGGGGAGAAAGCTGGATTATGAACCAAAACACTGCGCAAACCTTAGAAGTGATCTAGATTTCATGACTCTTGTGGAATTTTCCAAGCAACATCCATATGGAAAAACTGTGGGATTGGTTGATATGAGATTTGGTTCCATTGAG GCGAAAGAGAATTGGTTGCTTTTACCCGGAATCGTATCTGCTTTCATACTCCATACTGTTCTGAAGAAAGGAGGTTCTGAAGGCTTCAATGTCACAACCAAAGATATAAAAGAGGAAAGCAAACAGACTAAACTTGTTGCTGCGACAGAAAATAATGTGAATGCAAACTCTACGAATGTGGAGACCCAAACTGCTATTACAGCCCCTAAAAAAGGCAGCGGTTGCGGCGGTGGCTGTAGTGGTGAATGCGGAAAC ATGGTGAAAGCAGCATAA
- a CDS encoding DNA-binding protein, putative (duplicated DUF1399) (Protein of unknown function (duplicated DUF1399); FUNCTIONS IN: molecular_function unknown; INVOLVED IN: biological_process unknown; LOCATED IN: plasma membrane; EXPRESSED IN: 24 plant structures; EXPRESSED DURING: 13 growth stages; CONTAINS InterPro DOMAIN/s: Protein of unknown function DUF1399 (InterPro:IPR009836); BEST Arabidopsis thaliana protein match is: Protein of unknown function (duplicated DUF1399) (TAIR:AT4G37900.1); Has 421 Blast hits to 378 proteins in 86 species: Archae - 0; Bacteria - 30; Metazoa - 19; Fungi - 243; Plants - 113; Viruses - 0; Other Eukaryotes - 16 (source: NCBI BLink).) has product MDKEKDHEVEWLEAQKIEISVDLLAAAKQHLLFLETVDRNRWLYDGPALEKAIYRYNACWLPLLVKYSESSSVSEGSLVPPLDCEWIWHCHRLNPVRYNSDCEQFYGRVLDNSGVLSSVDGNCKLKTEDLWKRLYPDEPYELDLDNIDLEDISEKSSALEKCTKYDLVSAVKRQSPFYYQVSRSHVNSDIFLQEAVARYKGFLYLIKMNRERSLKRFCVPTYDVDLIWHTHQLHPVSYCDDMVKLIGKVLEHDDTDSDRGKGKKLDTGFSKTTAQWEETFGTRYWKAGAMHRGKTPVPVTNSPYASDVLVKDPTAKDDFQNLIQFPEVEVVEVLLEIIGVRNLPDGHKGKVSVMFSKTQPDSLFNAERRLTILSEVGEKQVATFQCEPTGELVFKLISCSPSKIPVSREPKNLGFASLSLKEFLFPVITQLSVEKWLELTPSKGSQTDTKPISLRVAVSFTPPVRSPSVLHMVQSRPSCKGSCFFPIIGKSRLAKSSTHIVDETQTEVITLQIRNSADGGILKDDQRQVMGVTDSGETRVLAVYTGSFWSLLDSKWSLKQINASTADNPLFEILGPRVVYSTILFQ; this is encoded by the exons ATGGATAAGGAGAAGGATCATGAAGTGGAGTGGCTTGAAGCTCAGAAGATAGAAATAAGCGTTGACTTATTAGCTGCAGCGAAACAACACCTTTTGTTCCTTGAAACTGTTGATAGGAATCGATGGCTCTACGATGGTCCTGCGCTTGAAAAAGCCATCTACAG GTACAATGCTTGTTGGCTTCCTTTGCTTGTTAAATACTCTGAGTCATCATCGGTTAGTGAAGGGTCTTTGGTCCCTCCTCTTGATTGTGAATGGATTTGGCATTGTCACAGGCTTAATCCG GTGAGGTATAATTCTGACTGTGAGCAATTTTACGGGAGAGTTCTCGACAATTCTGGAGttctttcttctgttgatGGGAACTGCAAATTGAAAACTGAAGATTTGTGGAAAAGATTGTACCCTGATGAACCTTATGAGCTTGACTTGGATAACATAGACTTAGAGGACATCTCTGAGAAATCTTCAGCTCTTGAGAAATGCACCAAATATGATCTTGTTTCAGCTGTTAAGAGGCAGAGCCCATTTTACTACCAG GTTTCGAGGTCCCATGTAAACAGTGACATTTTTCTACAAGAAGCTGTTGCTAGATATAAGGGGTTTCTCTATCTGATAAAGATGAACAGAGAAAGGTctttaaaaaggttttgtgTTCCGACTTACGATGTTGACCTTATCTGGCACACACATCAGCTGCACCCAGTTTCTTACTGTGATGATATGGTGAAGCTCATTGGTAAAGTGTTGGAGCATGATGACACAGATTCTGACCGAGGCAAAGGTAAGAAGCTCGATACCGGTTTTTCTAAGACTACTGCACAATGGGAAGAGACATTCGGTACAAGGTACTGGAAAGCCGGTGCAATGCATAGAGGCAAGACACCTGTACCTGTCACAAATTCTCCTTATGCTTCTGATGTTTTGGTCAAAGACCCAACTGCAAAAGACGATTTCCAGAATTTAATCCAATTCCCAGAGGTGGAAGTTGTTGAG GTTCTCTTGGAGATTATCGGGGTTAGAAACTTACCAGATGGACATAAGGGAAAGGTCTCGGTTATGTTCAGTAAAACTCAGCCGGATTCTCTTTTCAATGCTGAACGTAGACTGACCATTTTATCCGAGGTTGGGGAAAAGCAAGTAGCTACTTTCCAGTGTGAACCTACAGGAGAGCTtgttttcaaacttatttcCTGTTCACCGTCTAAGATACCAGTTTCAAGAGAGCCTAAAAACTTgggttttgcttctttatcACTAAAGGAGTTTCTGTTTCCAGTTATTACTCAACTCTCTGTTGAGAAGTGGTTGGAGTTAACACCCAGTAAAGGTAGTCAAACAGATACGAAACCCATAAGCCTGCGAGTCGCTGTCTCGTTTACTCCACCAGTACGCAGTCCATCAGTCTTACACATGGTTCAATCAAGACCATCGTGCAAAGGCTCTTGCTTCTTTCCAATCATTGGAAAGTCCCGTCTTGCTAAAAGTTCAACACACATTGTTGATGAAACCCAAACAGAGGTGATCACACTTCAAATTAG GAACTCCGCTGATGGAGGAATACTTAAAGATGATCAGAGACAAGTTATGGGTGTGACAGACTCTGGTGAAACTCGCGTGCTTGCGGTTTATACTGGTAGTTTCTGGTCTTTGCTGGACTCGAAATGGTCACTTAAGCAAATAAACGCCTCCACTGCAGATAATCCGCTCTTTGAGATTTTGGGCCCTCGAGTGGTATATTCCACCATTTTATTCCAGTAA
- a CDS encoding FAD-dependent oxidoreductase family protein (FAD-dependent oxidoreductase family protein; FUNCTIONS IN: oxidoreductase activity; EXPRESSED IN: 20 plant structures; EXPRESSED DURING: 12 growth stages; CONTAINS InterPro DOMAIN/s: FAD dependent oxidoreductase (InterPro:IPR006076); Has 35333 Blast hits to 34131 proteins in 2444 species: Archae - 798; Bacteria - 22429; Metazoa - 974; Fungi - 991; Plants - 531; Viruses - 0; Other Eukaryotes - 9610 (source: NCBI BLink).) produces MITAVLHPCSSASLSLPNRPPLRYAILGAGFAGISVAWHLLKESPKELRLSVDVYDEVGIGGGASGVSGGLLHPYSPKGKLLWHGAECWRECLELLNVAETAASSSYQSTENRDFSESFGNFMVRRRGILRPATNAKTLDLMSDNARNCLASCVVETIDKDGAQNLVPNLYLPLNCAFYFPGAMNVNPHRYLQALFLACQSSAKTSLGRKNITLVNKSITDVLELEGGYDAVVICLGSKVDFLPGLTGKLPLRTCRGVITHMQLHESARGSYPDDGPSILSDAWLAVQGPRNLHMGSTWEWQSRNYSSDVPAEEASRALNELLPKASAVYPDIEKWEFAGARAGLRAMPPVTSHGSLPLLGCVNQLIGAGQFCNFWVFSGLGSRGLLYHAWLGKLMSKAVLSCNEELLPSELTSWKKNRQ; encoded by the exons ATGATCACTGCTGTTCTTCACCCTTGTTCTTCGgcgtctctctctcttcccaaCCGTCCTCCTCTTAG GTACGCCATCCTTGGTGCAGGTTTTGCTGGAATCTCTGTTGCCTGGCACCTGCTTAAG GAGAGTCCAAAAGAGCTGAGATTAAGTGTTGACGTATATGATGAAGTTGGCATAGGAGGTGGTGCTTCTGGTGTTTCTGGAGGACTCCTCCATCCTTATTCTCCTAAAG GAAAGCTACTTTGGCATGGTGCTGAGTGTTGGAGAGAATGTTTAGAGCTCTTAAATGTGGCTGAAACAGCTGCTTCTTCTAGTTACCAATCTACGGAGAACAGAGACTTTAGCGAGAGTTTCGGAAATTTTATGGTTCGAAGAAG GGGAATCTTGAGACCAGCAACAAATGCCAAGACTTTAGATTTAATGAGTGAT AATGCTCGAAACTGTCTTGCTAGTTGTGTAGTAGAGACTATTGACAAAGATGGTGCACAAAATCTCGTCCCCAATCTATACCTGCCTTTGAACTGCGCCTTCTATTTTCCAGGAGCTATGAATGTTAATCCGCACCGATATCTCCAG GCACTCTTTCTAGCATGCCAGAGCTCAGCAAAAACATCACTGGGAAGGAAAAACATAACTTTGGTGAACAAGTCTATAACTGATGTGCTTGAACTTGAAG GAGGATATGATGCAGTAGTAATATGTCTTGGATCCAAGGTAGACTTTCTTCCAGGGCTTACTGGAAAGCTCCCTTTAAGGACATGCCGAGGTGTCATTACTCATATGCAGTTACACGAGAGTGCCAG AGGAAGTTACCCGGACGATGGACCTTCGATCTTGTCAGATGCGTGGCTCGCGGTTCAGGGACCCCGTAATCTGCACATGGGATCCACATGGGAATGGCAATCAAGAAATTATTCATCGGATGTCCCAGCAGAGGAAGCTTCAAGAGCTCTCAACGAGCTTCTTCCGAAAGCAAGTGCAGTTTATCCAGACATAGAAAAGTGGGAATTTGCGGGAGCAAGGGCGGGCTTGAGAGCAATGCCACCTGTCACAAGCCATGGATCACTGCCGCTCTTGGGATGTGTTAATCAGCTCATAGGTGCTGGTCAGTTTTGCAACTTCTGGGTATTTTCAGGGCTCGGATCAAGGGGACTACTCTATCATGCTTGGCTTGGGAAACTCATGTCTAAAGCTGTTTTAAGTTGCAATGAAGAATTACTTCCTTCTGAACTAACTTCTTGGAAGAAAAACAGACAATAA
- a CDS encoding DNA-binding protein, putative (duplicated DUF1399) (Protein of unknown function (duplicated DUF1399); FUNCTIONS IN: molecular_function unknown; INVOLVED IN: biological_process unknown; LOCATED IN: plasma membrane; EXPRESSED IN: 24 plant structures; EXPRESSED DURING: 13 growth stages; CONTAINS InterPro DOMAIN/s: Protein of unknown function DUF1399 (InterPro:IPR009836); BEST Arabidopsis thaliana protein match is: Protein of unknown function (duplicated DUF1399) (TAIR:AT4G37900.1); Has 35333 Blast hits to 34131 proteins in 2444 species: Archae - 798; Bacteria - 22429; Metazoa - 974; Fungi - 991; Plants - 531; Viruses - 0; Other Eukaryotes - 9610 (source: NCBI BLink).) encodes MDKEKDHEVEWLEAQKIEISVDLLAAAKQHLLFLETVDRNRWLYDGPALEKAIYRYNACWLPLLVKYSESSSVSEGSLVPPLDCEWIWHCHRLNPVRYNSDCEQFYGRVLDNSGVLSSVDGNCKLKTEDLWKRLYPDEPYELDLDNIDLEDISEKSSALEKCTKYDLVSAVKRQSPFYYQVSRSHVNSDIFLQEAVARYKGFLYLIKMNRERSLKRFCVPTYDVDLIWHTHQLHPVSYCDDMVKLIGKVLEHDDTDSDRGKGKKLDTGFSKTTAQWEETFGTRYWKAGAMHRGKTPVPVTNSPYASDVLVKDPTAKDDFQNLIQFPEVEVVEVLLEIIGVRNLPDGHKGKVSVMFSKTQPDSLFNAERRLTILSEVGEKQVATFQCEPTGELVFKLISCSPSKIPVSREPKNLGFASLSLKEFLFPVITQLSVEKWLELTPSKGSQTDTKPISLRVAVSFTPPVRSPSVLHMVQSRPSCKGSCFFPIIGKSRLAKSSTHIVDETQTEVITLQIRNSADGGILKDDQRQVMGVTDSGETRVLAVYTGSFWSLLDSKWSLKQINASTADNPLFEILGPRVVKIFSGRKLDYEPKHCANLRSDLDFMTLVEFSKQHPYGKTVGLVDMRFGSIEAKENWLLLPGIVSAFILHTVLKKGGSEGFNVTTKDIKEESKQTKLVAATENNVNANSTNVETQTAITAPKKGSGCGGGCSGECGNMVKAANASGCGSSCSGECGDMVKSAANASGCGSGCSGECGNMVKAANASGGGYGARCKAAKASGCGGGCGGGCGGGCGDMVKSVNASGCGGGCNGECGNMVKAA; translated from the exons ATGGATAAGGAGAAGGATCATGAAGTGGAGTGGCTTGAAGCTCAGAAGATAGAAATAAGCGTTGACTTATTAGCTGCAGCGAAACAACACCTTTTGTTCCTTGAAACTGTTGATAGGAATCGATGGCTCTACGATGGTCCTGCGCTTGAAAAAGCCATCTACAG GTACAATGCTTGTTGGCTTCCTTTGCTTGTTAAATACTCTGAGTCATCATCGGTTAGTGAAGGGTCTTTGGTCCCTCCTCTTGATTGTGAATGGATTTGGCATTGTCACAGGCTTAATCCG GTGAGGTATAATTCTGACTGTGAGCAATTTTACGGGAGAGTTCTCGACAATTCTGGAGttctttcttctgttgatGGGAACTGCAAATTGAAAACTGAAGATTTGTGGAAAAGATTGTACCCTGATGAACCTTATGAGCTTGACTTGGATAACATAGACTTAGAGGACATCTCTGAGAAATCTTCAGCTCTTGAGAAATGCACCAAATATGATCTTGTTTCAGCTGTTAAGAGGCAGAGCCCATTTTACTACCAG GTTTCGAGGTCCCATGTAAACAGTGACATTTTTCTACAAGAAGCTGTTGCTAGATATAAGGGGTTTCTCTATCTGATAAAGATGAACAGAGAAAGGTctttaaaaaggttttgtgTTCCGACTTACGATGTTGACCTTATCTGGCACACACATCAGCTGCACCCAGTTTCTTACTGTGATGATATGGTGAAGCTCATTGGTAAAGTGTTGGAGCATGATGACACAGATTCTGACCGAGGCAAAGGTAAGAAGCTCGATACCGGTTTTTCTAAGACTACTGCACAATGGGAAGAGACATTCGGTACAAGGTACTGGAAAGCCGGTGCAATGCATAGAGGCAAGACACCTGTACCTGTCACAAATTCTCCTTATGCTTCTGATGTTTTGGTCAAAGACCCAACTGCAAAAGACGATTTCCAGAATTTAATCCAATTCCCAGAGGTGGAAGTTGTTGAG GTTCTCTTGGAGATTATCGGGGTTAGAAACTTACCAGATGGACATAAGGGAAAGGTCTCGGTTATGTTCAGTAAAACTCAGCCGGATTCTCTTTTCAATGCTGAACGTAGACTGACCATTTTATCCGAGGTTGGGGAAAAGCAAGTAGCTACTTTCCAGTGTGAACCTACAGGAGAGCTtgttttcaaacttatttcCTGTTCACCGTCTAAGATACCAGTTTCAAGAGAGCCTAAAAACTTgggttttgcttctttatcACTAAAGGAGTTTCTGTTTCCAGTTATTACTCAACTCTCTGTTGAGAAGTGGTTGGAGTTAACACCCAGTAAAGGTAGTCAAACAGATACGAAACCCATAAGCCTGCGAGTCGCTGTCTCGTTTACTCCACCAGTACGCAGTCCATCAGTCTTACACATGGTTCAATCAAGACCATCGTGCAAAGGCTCTTGCTTCTTTCCAATCATTGGAAAGTCCCGTCTTGCTAAAAGTTCAACACACATTGTTGATGAAACCCAAACAGAGGTGATCACACTTCAAATTAG GAACTCCGCTGATGGAGGAATACTTAAAGATGATCAGAGACAAGTTATGGGTGTGACAGACTCTGGTGAAACTCGCGTGCTTGCGGTTTATACTGGTAGTTTCTGGTCTTTGCTGGACTCGAAATGGTCACTTAAGCAAATAAACGCCTCCACTGCAGATAATCCGCTCTTTGAGATTTTGGGCCCTCGAGTG GTGAAAATTTTCTCGGGGAGAAAGCTGGATTATGAACCAAAACACTGCGCAAACCTTAGAAGTGATCTAGATTTCATGACTCTTGTGGAATTTTCCAAGCAACATCCATATGGAAAAACTGTGGGATTGGTTGATATGAGATTTGGTTCCATTGAG GCGAAAGAGAATTGGTTGCTTTTACCCGGAATCGTATCTGCTTTCATACTCCATACTGTTCTGAAGAAAGGAGGTTCTGAAGGCTTCAATGTCACAACCAAAGATATAAAAGAGGAAAGCAAACAGACTAAACTTGTTGCTGCGACAGAAAATAATGTGAATGCAAACTCTACGAATGTGGAGACCCAAACTGCTATTACAGCCCCTAAAAAAGGCAGCGGTTGCGGCGGTGGCTGTAGTGGTGAATGCGGAAACATGGTGAAAGCAGCTAATGCTAGCGGTTGCGGCAGTAGTTGTAGTGGAGAATGCGGAGACATGGTGAAATCAGCAGCAAATGCTAGCGGCTGCGGTAGTGGTTGTAGCGGTGAATGTGGAAATATGGTGAAAGCAGCTAACGCTAGTGGTGGTGGTTATGGGGCTAGATGCAAAGCAGCTAAAGCTAGCGGTTGCGGGGGTGGTTGCGGTGGTGGCTGCGGCGGTGGTTGCGGAGACATGGTGAAATCAGTAAATGCTAGCGGCTGTGGCGGTGGTTGTAACGGTGAATGCGGAAACATGGTGAAAGCAGCATAA